The Tardibacter chloracetimidivorans region TGCCGTTCCCGAAATCCCTCCCCGAGTTCCAGCGGCTTTTCCCGGATGATGGCGCTTGCGCGTCCTGGCTTGAAAAAGCTCGCTGGCCTGATGGATTTGCGTGCCCACGCTGTGGCGTCGTCGGCGATCCGTTTCGTTTCACCACTCGGCCTGTCATCCTGATGTGCCGCTCGTGTCGCCGTCAGACCGGCCTGATGGTCGGCACGGCCATGGAACGAAGCCACATCCCGCTCAGCGTGTGGTTCTGGGCCGCTTACCTGGTTGCGAGTCAGACGACCGGCATATCTGCCGTCCAGTTGCAGCGCCAGCTTGGCCTGACCCGGTACGAGACGGCCTTTGGCCTGCTCCATAAACTGCGCGCCGCGATGGTGCGCCCCGATCAGGATCGGATCGGCGGGCAGAGCGGTCAGCATGTCGAGGTCGATGAGACCTGGATCGGCGGGCGAACGCGCGGCGAAGGCCGGGGAACCCACCACAAAACGCTGGTGGTCGCCGCCGTCGAAGTTCGTCACCGGGAGCCTGGCACTGGCCAGGACCGCCGC contains the following coding sequences:
- a CDS encoding IS1595 family transposase; the encoded protein is MDVLDRDKLPFPKSLPEFQRLFPDDGACASWLEKARWPDGFACPRCGVVGDPFRFTTRPVILMCRSCRRQTGLMVGTAMERSHIPLSVWFWAAYLVASQTTGISAVQLQRQLGLTRYETAFGLLHKLRAAMVRPDQDRIGGQSGQHVEVDETWIGGRTRGEGRGTHHKTLVVAAVEVRHREPGTGQDRRRNGRYAGRVRLAIGADRSAGALGGFVQSAVEPGTLVITDDWSGYSGLQGGGYDHHAIAQCGDPEVSEEFLPIVHLVFSNLKAWLNGIHHGVSTKHLQAYLNEFTFRFNRRFYPFNAFRSLLGIASDIEAPTFAELYSGQWTHHTISSGCMP